The DNA segment ttcTTATTATTATAAATTGATCCTTCTGCCCATTGTCTTTGCATTCAGATATACGTCAACCTTCAGAGATTCTGTGAAACtcgaagaaaagaaaaataaagctgAGCGCAAGACCATGGGTCCGCCCAAAGTAGAAGTGCCCTCTCCTAAGGACTTTCTACACAAGCACACGAAGGAAGCCACCCTGGCACAAAGTAAGTGACTTCATATAGTGACAGATAGTGACCTGAGCACAGGGATAAAGGAGAGACCTAGGGAGATAGatggtacatagatagatagatatgagatagatagatagatagatatgagatagatagatagatagatagatatgagatagatagatatgagatagatagatatgagatagatagatatgagatagatagatatgagatagatagatagattgatagatatgagatagatagatagatagatagatagatatgagatagatagatatgagatagatagattgatagatatgagatagatagattgatagatatgagatagatgatagatagatatgagatagatgatagatagataggtcttTAATGAAACAGTACATGATGGACAGAACAGATGGACAGTACACCGTTCATAGATCGATTGTACAtagatgagctgagaagagtcattttttgcctgagataagtcaagtttagaggctataTGGGAAGCATCACTTTAGAAGCccatatctttggttctatagaaaCATGcctttggtatcatattaaagataagaatctcatctttaagtTCGCAACAGGCTTGTAGTTCTGTGATCTATAGAGTTGAAGATACAGGAAGTTAAATAAATaacgggaactggatctttatctacaTCTTTTATTCCCAAACTCCCTGTGTCTGCAGTTCTGTAGCTccaagaaccacaagcctgatggggTTTGAAAGATGGGATTCTTATCATTAATATGACGCAATAACTGATCTAAAGCACAAAGGATCATTTTCTAAGAAAACCATCACGACTTATACTTATCATTCTCTTGTTCACAACAAGAGAGTGCTTTCTATGACTCTACAGGTAGAGCGCCCCGGTGCCTGGCAGAAGAGAAGCGGCCCCCGGTACCCCACAGAACAGAGCAGCCCATCATGGGAGTGCAAACCAACAAAAGCTTCATCACCACCAATGTAGCCGAAGCCGTATTGGCTGTGCCCAAAAAACCGCAGCCCATCTACGTGGACACCAAAAAGGGGGATAAACATCTCCTGGAAACCTCCGGACTGGTTCCTAAATACATCAAAAAGAAGGTAAAATTGCTGCAGACGCCAAACAGGCTCTTAACAAAACAGGATGGAGTACATAATTTATAGGCTGCATTAATAAGAGGCCGGTATCCATCATCTCAAGTGACAGCTACCTGCTTCTTACTGATGCTCCATCTCCTGGATATCTTATACTGCAGGCTCCACATGACGCTGTGCCTAATGCATAGGATATAGTGTGCTCTAAACATGTCTGACCTTCCTAAAAGCTCTAATGCCAGGAAATGTATAGGCTCCACTTGGTCTTATAGAGTCCACAAACAAGCAAACACAAATCATGAGCCAAAGATACAAGATGTCCAGGTATGTTTATCATAGGTGCAGCAAGCAAATGAGTATCTCTGTGCAGGGaagtgcaatgttaaaaaaaaaacatgttaaaaaataaaagacaATACTAGAGAGCCTCAAAGCATAAAACTGATAATactgcagaccccccccccagtgcagacaAATATTGGACATACcatagcagacaataatactggagacccctagagcataaTACTGGTaaaactggagacctcagagaataatactaataatactggagacctcagagcataatattaattatactggagacctcagagcataatattaattatactggagacctcagagcataatattaattatactggagacctcagagcataaTACTGGTaaaactggagacctcagagaattatactaataatactggagaccacagagcataatactggagacctcagaaaataatactaataatactggagacccctagagcataatactaataatactggagacccctagagcataatactaataatactggagacctcagagcataatactaataatactggagacctcagagcataaaactaataatactgaagacctcagagcataatactaataatactggagacccctacagcacaatactaataatactggagacccctacagcataatactaataatactggagacctcagagaataatactaataatactggagacctcagagcataatattaattatactggagacctcagagcataatattaattatactggagacctcagagcataaTACTGGTaaaactggagacctcagagaattatactaataatactggagatcacagagcataatactggagacctcagaaaataatactaataatactggagacccctagagcataatactaataatactggagacccctagagcataatactaataatactggagacctcagagcataatactaataatactggagacctcagagcataaaactaataatactgaagacctcagagcataatactaataatactggagacccctacagcacaatactaataatactggagacccctacagcataatactaataatactggagacctcagagcataatactaataatactggagacccctacagcaca comes from the Engystomops pustulosus chromosome 5, aEngPut4.maternal, whole genome shotgun sequence genome and includes:
- the ENKUR gene encoding enkurin, giving the protein MKSMSPEENIYNLIPTEEVTVTKPPRYTSTFRDSVKLEEKKNKAERKTMGPPKVEVPSPKDFLHKHTKEATLAQKSAFYDSTGRAPRCLAEEKRPPVPHRTEQPIMGVQTNKSFITTNVAEAVLAVPKKPQPIYVDTKKGDKHLLETSGLVPKYIKKKDYGSTPEYLAKRNEEVRRAQEEYDAYVRQRLRMGAMKQLSEEERQSVLEGIKKNWDQLHHEYQGLSVVIDTPPKKAHKERLEAEMRQLERDIDMIERHKVIYIANN